CATCGACCGCTATCACACCTACCCGCGGCTGGTCGGCGAGACCGGCGGCAAGGACTTCATCGTCGCGCATGCCAGCGCGCGACCGGACGTGCTGCGCACGGCGCTGATCCGCGGCGCGTTCGACTACCAGGGCCAGAAGTGCTCGGCGGCCTCGCGAGCGTTCATCCCGCGGTCGGTCTGGCAGCAGATGGGCGACGACTTCCTCTCCGCGACCGAGGCGTTGACCTACGGCGACGTCACCGACCTGTCCAACTTCGGGGGAGCGCTGATCGACGAGCGGGCGTTCGCCAAGAACGTCGACGCGATCGAACGCGCCAAGAACGCCAACGTGACGATCGCTGTCGGCGGCGAATACGACGACAGCGAGGGCTATTTCGTGCAGCCGACGGTCCTGCTGTCCGACGATCCGCGTGACGACGCGTTCTGCACCGAGTACTTCGGACCGATCCTGGCCGTGCACGTCTACCCCGACGACGAGTACGACCGCATCCTCGACGTCGTCGACACCGGGGCCAAGTACGCCCTGACCGGAGCGGTGATCGCCGACGACCGTGCGGCGGTGTTGGCCGCCGAGCGGCGGCTGCGCCATGCCGCGGGCAACTTCTACGTCAACGACAAGCCGACCGGCGCGGTGGTCGGACAGCAGCCGTTCGGCGGGTCGCGCGCCTCGGGCACCAACGACAAGGCGGGATCGGCGCTGAACCTGCTTCGATGGACGTCGGCCCGGTCGATCAAGGAGACCTTCGTCCCGCCCACCGAGCACGCCTACCCCCACATGGCGCGATGAGCGGCCTGTTCGCGCGGGTGGCGCGGCCGCTGATCCTGTCGGCGAGCCGGCGTGACGGTCTGCGCCGGACCGCCGAGCGGCTGCCGGTCACGCGGGAGGTCGTGCACCGGTTCGTGCCGGGGGACACGGTCGCTGACGCCCTGACTGCCGTTGCCCGACTGCGGGATTCGCACCGGCTGGTGTCGGTCGACGTCCTCGGAGAGGACGTGACCGACGTCGAGGACGCGAACCGCAACGTCGACACCTACCTGGAACTGCTCGACGGGCTGGCCGGCCGCGCCGAGGGTCCGGGAGCCGTGCCCACGCTCGAGGTGTCGGTGAAGCTGTCGGCGCTCGGGCAGGCGCTGGGCAGGGACGGGGAGAAGATCGCGCTGGACAATGCCCGCGCGATCTGCGAGCGCGCGCTGCGTGCAGGTGTTTGGGTGACGGTCGACGCCGAGGACCACACCACCACCGATTCGACGCTGTCGGTGGTGCGGGAGTTGCACGCCGACTTCGACTGGGTGGGAACGGTTCTGCAGGCCTACCTCAAGCGCACGCCCGCGGATTGTGAACAGTTCGCGCACACCCGGATCCGATTGTGCAAGGGCGCCTACGACGAACCGGCGTCGGTCGCCTACCGGGAACCGGCCGAGATCACCGACTCCTATCTGCGGTGTCTTCGGACGCTGATTGCGGGTGACGGCTACCCGATGGTCGCCTCCCACGACCCGGTGATCGTCGCCGCCGTGCCGGCGCTGGCGGCCGAATTCGACCGGGGCAGCGACCGTTACGAGTACCAGATGCTCTACGGCATCCGCGACGCCGAGCAGCGCAGGCTCACCGATGCGGGGAGCTCCGTGCGGGTCTACGTTCCGTTCGGGACGCAGTGGTACGGATACCTCGTGCGCAGGCTGGCCGAACGTCCCGCGAACCTGATGTTCTTCCTGCGGGCGCTGCTGGACCGGCCGGCGGGTTAGACCGGGCGCGCGCCGACCGGCATCACCACGGTGCCGCGGCAGGCACCGGCCAGG
The window above is part of the Mycolicibacterium rutilum genome. Proteins encoded here:
- a CDS encoding proline dehydrogenase family protein codes for the protein MSGLFARVARPLILSASRRDGLRRTAERLPVTREVVHRFVPGDTVADALTAVARLRDSHRLVSVDVLGEDVTDVEDANRNVDTYLELLDGLAGRAEGPGAVPTLEVSVKLSALGQALGRDGEKIALDNARAICERALRAGVWVTVDAEDHTTTDSTLSVVRELHADFDWVGTVLQAYLKRTPADCEQFAHTRIRLCKGAYDEPASVAYREPAEITDSYLRCLRTLIAGDGYPMVASHDPVIVAAVPALAAEFDRGSDRYEYQMLYGIRDAEQRRLTDAGSSVRVYVPFGTQWYGYLVRRLAERPANLMFFLRALLDRPAG